A part of Halomarina litorea genomic DNA contains:
- a CDS encoding SDR family NAD(P)-dependent oxidoreductase has protein sequence MPAAVVTGSSRGIGRGVALRYARDGFDVVVNYHSNEAAATEVVEAIRETTDRDAVAVGADVADPDAASALVEAAVERFGSLHHVVTNAGINEHVYPEDLTAEGFDHVMGTNVTGTYAVCRAALPHLRAAAADGAAPSVVTVSSRLAFTGADYEPHYAASKAAVVALTKSLALAFAPEVRVNCVAPGYVETDMTDATNDAEDKRERRDAIPVGRLGTPDDVAEAAAYLRDAGYVTGETVQVNGGQFMR, from the coding sequence ATGCCCGCAGCAGTCGTCACCGGTTCCTCGCGGGGTATCGGTCGGGGCGTCGCGCTCCGGTACGCCCGCGACGGCTTCGACGTCGTCGTCAACTACCACTCGAACGAGGCGGCCGCCACCGAGGTGGTCGAGGCGATACGCGAGACCACCGACCGGGACGCCGTCGCCGTCGGCGCGGACGTGGCGGACCCGGACGCCGCGAGCGCCCTCGTCGAGGCGGCCGTCGAGCGCTTCGGCTCCCTCCACCACGTCGTTACGAACGCCGGTATCAACGAGCACGTCTACCCGGAGGACCTCACCGCCGAGGGGTTCGATCACGTGATGGGGACGAACGTAACCGGCACCTACGCCGTCTGCCGGGCGGCGCTCCCGCACCTCCGGGCCGCCGCCGCCGATGGCGCGGCACCCTCCGTCGTCACCGTCTCCTCTCGACTCGCCTTCACCGGCGCGGACTACGAACCCCACTACGCCGCCTCGAAGGCGGCCGTCGTCGCCCTCACGAAGAGCCTCGCACTGGCGTTCGCGCCCGAGGTTCGGGTGAACTGCGTCGCGCCGGGCTACGTCGAGACGGACATGACCGACGCGACCAACGACGCCGAGGACAAACGCGAGCGACGGGACGCCATCCCGGTGGGCCGCCTCGGGACCCCGGACGACGTCGCCGAGGCCGCCGCCTACCTCCGGGACGCCGGCTACGTCACCGGCGAGACAGTACAGGTCAACGGTGGGCAGTTCATGCGCTGA
- a CDS encoding ABC transporter ATP-binding protein, whose translation MSLLELEDVHTYYGQSHVLHGVSMDVEEGEIVALLGRNGAGKTTTLRSIVGLTPPRSGSVTFHGERIDGLAPFQTARRGIGYVPEDRRVFPDLSVADTLEVTMARDSPWDHDRIYELFPALDEHSHRLGGQLSGGQQQMLTIARALVTDPDLLVLDEPSEGLAPNIVADLRTLLKEVIETGITVLLTEQNTAFAFALAERAYLLSKGQVTWEGTVAELRDSEEVIGQYLAVSDAGSP comes from the coding sequence ATGAGCCTGCTGGAACTGGAGGACGTCCACACCTACTACGGGCAGAGCCACGTCCTCCACGGCGTGTCGATGGATGTCGAGGAGGGGGAGATCGTCGCCCTCCTCGGGCGGAACGGCGCGGGCAAGACCACCACCCTGCGGAGCATCGTCGGGCTGACCCCGCCCCGGTCGGGGTCGGTCACGTTCCACGGCGAGCGAATCGACGGTCTCGCCCCCTTCCAGACCGCGCGGCGCGGTATCGGCTACGTTCCGGAGGACCGCCGGGTGTTCCCGGACCTCAGCGTGGCGGACACGCTGGAGGTGACGATGGCCCGCGACTCGCCGTGGGACCACGACCGCATCTACGAGTTGTTCCCGGCGCTGGACGAACACTCCCACCGTCTCGGCGGGCAGCTGAGCGGCGGCCAACAGCAGATGCTCACCATCGCACGCGCGCTGGTGACCGACCCCGACCTCCTCGTTCTCGACGAACCGAGCGAGGGGCTGGCCCCGAACATCGTCGCGGACCTGCGGACGCTCCTGAAGGAGGTCATCGAGACGGGCATCACCGTGTTGCTCACCGAGCAGAACACGGCGTTCGCCTTCGCGCTCGCCGAACGCGCGTACCTATTGAGCAAGGGACAAGTTACGTGGGAGGGGACCGTAGCTGAACTGCGGGACAGCGAGGAGGTCATCGGACAGTACCTCGCCGTCTCGGACGCCGGGTCGCCGTAA
- a CDS encoding LLM class flavin-dependent oxidoreductase — MSDFESPETGIVLPEYADKPDDWLVDFGERAVEAGVDSVWCGEGWGYNAFQLLARVGERTDCALGTCIANAFARSPAALAGDALALHDLTDGRFVLGIGTSTPAIVESFHGASFERPLRRIRETIEILDLALSGERIDYDGEVFSLAGFRLNHADGAHVPVWNAALGRTNVAMTIDYADGILPHMLPLSALDDAIADAEERANTADDLHRAASVPTSVHEDPEEARRILAKHVAYYVGSTSFYNDVVADNGFPEAAAAVAEAWEAGDRAAASEAVTPELLDAIGVAGTPETVPERYRELLDGTLDTALCSFPMGATDEMYDLTLDAVGRLG; from the coding sequence ATGAGTGACTTCGAGTCCCCCGAGACGGGCATCGTCCTCCCGGAGTACGCCGACAAGCCGGACGACTGGCTGGTCGACTTCGGCGAACGGGCCGTCGAGGCGGGCGTCGACTCCGTCTGGTGTGGCGAGGGCTGGGGGTACAACGCCTTCCAGTTGCTCGCGCGCGTGGGCGAGCGCACCGACTGCGCGCTGGGGACGTGCATCGCCAACGCCTTCGCCCGCAGTCCGGCCGCACTCGCGGGCGACGCCCTCGCACTGCACGACCTGACGGACGGCCGGTTCGTCCTCGGCATCGGGACGAGTACGCCCGCCATCGTCGAGTCGTTCCACGGCGCGTCGTTCGAGCGCCCGCTCCGCCGCATCCGCGAGACCATCGAGATACTGGACCTCGCGCTCTCGGGCGAGCGAATCGACTACGACGGCGAGGTGTTCTCGCTCGCGGGCTTCCGACTGAATCACGCCGACGGCGCGCACGTTCCCGTCTGGAACGCCGCCCTCGGGCGGACGAACGTCGCCATGACCATCGACTACGCCGACGGCATCCTCCCGCACATGCTCCCGCTGTCCGCGCTGGACGACGCCATCGCGGACGCCGAGGAGCGCGCGAACACGGCCGACGACCTGCACCGCGCCGCGAGCGTCCCGACCAGCGTCCACGAGGACCCCGAGGAGGCCCGACGAATCCTCGCGAAGCACGTCGCCTACTACGTCGGGTCGACCTCGTTCTACAACGACGTGGTCGCGGACAACGGCTTCCCCGAGGCGGCCGCCGCCGTCGCCGAGGCGTGGGAGGCGGGCGACCGCGCGGCCGCGAGCGAGGCCGTCACCCCCGAACTCCTCGATGCCATCGGCGTGGCGGGGACCCCCGAGACGGTCCCCGAGCGCTACCGGGAACTACTCGACGGCACCCTCGACACCGCGCTCTGTTCGTTCCCGATGGGCGCGACCGACGAGATGTACGACCTGACGCTCGACGCCGTCGGGCGACTGGGGTGA
- a CDS encoding acyl-CoA dehydrogenase family protein, which yields MISHFTLTDEHRDHRAAVREFCEEEVAPHVEGYEDRGEFPRDLVAAVGEAGFHGVPFPSEYGGAGKDFRSFAITIEELARTWKLLAGAVSGANCLVGYPIHQFGDERQNEEWLRSLATGEWVGALSLTEPEAGSDAGGLETTARREGEEFVIDGHKVWTTNGAVADFVLVAARTNDHDDYRGVSLIGIPNPQERDGFEVVRDIPCMEGEAAVESEIRYDGLRVPAENLVGEEGRGFRYVMEGLDIGRIGTGAQGVGVAQAALEASRDFADEREQFGQPIREFQGVSFKLADMATEVEAARLLTLHAANERDRGQRVTQEAAMAKLKATDVAMDAATEAVQIHGSRGYSKDYPVERYMRVAKGMQIYEGTNEINRLVVSNQLYE from the coding sequence ATGATATCGCACTTCACGCTGACGGACGAGCATCGAGACCACCGGGCGGCGGTCCGGGAGTTCTGCGAGGAGGAGGTCGCCCCGCACGTCGAGGGCTACGAGGACCGCGGGGAGTTCCCCCGCGACCTCGTCGCGGCCGTGGGCGAGGCGGGCTTCCACGGCGTCCCGTTCCCGAGCGAGTACGGCGGGGCCGGCAAGGACTTCCGCTCGTTCGCCATCACCATCGAGGAACTCGCCCGGACGTGGAAACTGCTCGCGGGGGCCGTCTCCGGGGCGAACTGTCTCGTCGGCTACCCCATCCACCAGTTCGGCGACGAACGTCAGAACGAGGAGTGGCTCCGGTCGCTCGCCACCGGCGAGTGGGTGGGTGCGCTCTCGCTGACCGAACCCGAGGCGGGCAGCGACGCCGGGGGACTGGAGACCACCGCCCGACGGGAGGGAGAGGAGTTCGTCATCGACGGCCACAAGGTGTGGACGACGAACGGTGCCGTCGCGGACTTCGTCCTCGTCGCCGCCCGAACCAACGACCACGACGACTACCGCGGGGTGAGTCTCATCGGCATCCCGAACCCGCAGGAACGCGACGGGTTCGAAGTCGTCCGCGACATCCCCTGCATGGAGGGGGAGGCGGCCGTCGAGAGCGAGATTCGCTACGACGGCCTCCGCGTGCCCGCCGAGAACCTCGTCGGCGAGGAGGGGCGGGGCTTCCGGTACGTCATGGAGGGCCTCGACATCGGGCGCATCGGGACGGGCGCGCAGGGCGTCGGCGTCGCGCAGGCCGCACTGGAGGCGAGTCGCGACTTCGCGGACGAACGAGAGCAGTTCGGCCAGCCCATCCGCGAGTTCCAGGGCGTCTCGTTCAAACTCGCGGACATGGCGACTGAGGTGGAGGCCGCCCGCCTGCTGACGCTCCACGCCGCGAACGAACGCGACCGGGGCCAGCGCGTCACGCAGGAGGCCGCAATGGCGAAACTGAAGGCGACGGACGTGGCGATGGACGCCGCGACGGAGGCCGTCCAGATACACGGTTCCCGGGGCTACTCCAAGGACTACCCCGTCGAGCGCTACATGCGCGTCGCGAAGGGGATGCAGATATACGAGGGGACCAACGAGATCAACCGCCTCGTCGTCTCAAACCAGCTCTACGAGTAG
- a CDS encoding MFS transporter, which yields MFRALRSRLCGLTAAARAARSDGRTGVLLTVATGWLLVLGVRLVLPALLPRISREFTISHTVSGSLFTLLLAVSAFMQFPSGLVADRISGRAVLLAGLLVAGAGVLLMTAAPLFAVFVLGVALFGLGTGLFGTPRVTVLSAAFPDNEGTAIGFSSAAGNVGTATLPVVATALAVSVGWRGGFAFVLPLFALTAVATWRVVPVGGEPSTDPVGRTLGLVARSLSRRSVLLASTLMLAMFFVYQGVTAFLPTYLVEEKALSEPLAATLFGLFFAGGVVSQLAVGRLGDRYGPRPALVGVVGTSALLLAVVPAVSGVGALAALSVGLSVQLGVWPVAFSYTVGELPDAVQTSGLGLLRSGYLVLGSLGSLFVGVLADAGRFDEAFLALSGVALLALLVCFLLPAPAGPAGGNG from the coding sequence GTGTTTCGCGCCCTCCGGTCCCGACTCTGCGGACTCACCGCCGCCGCCCGCGCCGCCCGCTCCGACGGGAGGACCGGCGTCCTCCTGACGGTGGCGACGGGGTGGCTGCTCGTCCTCGGCGTCCGCCTCGTCCTTCCCGCGCTCCTCCCGCGCATCAGCCGCGAGTTCACCATCTCGCACACCGTCTCGGGGTCGCTGTTCACCCTCCTGCTCGCGGTGAGCGCGTTCATGCAGTTCCCGAGCGGTCTGGTCGCCGACCGCATCAGCGGACGGGCCGTCCTGCTGGCCGGGTTGCTCGTGGCGGGGGCGGGCGTCCTCCTGATGACCGCCGCGCCCCTGTTCGCCGTCTTCGTCCTCGGCGTGGCGCTGTTCGGCCTCGGGACGGGCCTGTTCGGCACCCCCCGCGTGACGGTGCTCTCGGCGGCCTTCCCCGACAACGAGGGGACGGCCATCGGTTTCTCCTCTGCGGCGGGCAACGTTGGGACGGCCACCCTCCCCGTCGTCGCCACCGCGCTGGCCGTGAGCGTCGGCTGGCGCGGCGGGTTCGCGTTCGTCCTCCCCCTGTTCGCGCTCACCGCAGTCGCCACGTGGCGCGTCGTCCCGGTGGGGGGCGAGCCCTCGACGGACCCGGTCGGCCGGACGCTCGGCCTCGTCGCGAGGAGCCTCTCCCGACGGAGCGTCCTCCTCGCCTCGACGCTCATGCTGGCGATGTTCTTCGTCTATCAGGGCGTCACCGCCTTCCTCCCCACCTACCTCGTCGAGGAGAAGGCGCTCTCGGAACCGCTGGCCGCCACGCTGTTCGGTCTCTTCTTCGCGGGCGGCGTCGTCTCGCAACTCGCCGTCGGGCGACTCGGCGACCGCTACGGCCCGCGGCCGGCCCTCGTCGGCGTCGTCGGGACGAGCGCGCTCCTCCTCGCGGTGGTGCCCGCCGTCTCGGGTGTTGGCGCGCTGGCCGCCCTGAGCGTCGGTCTCAGCGTCCAACTGGGCGTCTGGCCGGTCGCGTTCTCCTACACCGTCGGCGAACTCCCCGACGCCGTCCAGACCAGCGGACTGGGCCTGCTCAGGAGCGGCTACCTCGTCCTCGGGTCGCTCGGGTCGCTGTTCGTCGGCGTCCTCGCCGACGCGGGCCGGTTCGACGAGGCGTTTCTCGCGCTCTCCGGGGTGGCGCTCCTCGCCCTGCTGGTCTGCTTCCTCCTGCCCGCGCCCGCGGGACCCGCCGGGGGGAACGGTTAG
- a CDS encoding class I adenylate-forming enzyme family protein, whose product MVYPTVRDLLAQTAARSPDATALRDPAADRTLTYAEWDGLVTRVANGLLDAGLSPGDHLSVMTKDSVEQLTLLFAAAELGVLFNPISYRAPAGRLSYVLDHAEADAFVFDEAALDTVREVESATLPALLVGRNASFQESEPYGTLTGGSTESPHIHVTADDAALLLYTSGTTGTPKGVRHTHRNVVLSDLACLPYNRLRPSDTNLALGPLYHVGPLLANFMPALHVGATNVIQRDFDPATTLDYVESEGVTAMWGVPTHFNDLVSEPDVADRDVSDVRMIQYSGAAMPREVVRECREHFPDVDFVNAYGTTEIVFGTVIHPEDHDERLGSIGRAVPNAEVRLVDPDDPRPGARVLEGATGEILVKTPTCMEGYWKDPERTEEAVIDGWYRTGDLARRDEDGFLYFVDRKDSMIVSGGENVYPTEVEDVLYRHEGVESVAVVGVPHRKWGEVVTAFVVPTSAASGDSSDEESESDGVRTDPDVTEADLDEHFRAAEDVEAFKRPREYVFRDSLPKTESGKISRSALKAEVAG is encoded by the coding sequence ATGGTCTATCCGACGGTGCGAGACCTTCTCGCACAGACAGCGGCACGTTCACCGGACGCGACGGCGCTGCGCGACCCGGCGGCCGACCGCACGCTCACTTACGCCGAGTGGGACGGCCTCGTGACCCGGGTGGCGAACGGGTTGCTCGACGCCGGCCTGAGCCCCGGCGACCACCTCTCGGTCATGACGAAGGACTCGGTCGAACAGCTCACGCTCCTGTTCGCCGCCGCCGAACTCGGCGTCCTCTTCAACCCGATCAGCTACCGCGCCCCCGCGGGTCGTCTCTCCTACGTCCTCGACCACGCCGAGGCCGACGCGTTCGTCTTCGACGAGGCTGCCCTCGACACCGTCCGCGAGGTGGAGTCGGCGACGCTCCCGGCCCTCCTCGTCGGACGCAACGCCTCGTTCCAGGAGTCGGAACCCTACGGGACGCTCACCGGCGGGTCCACCGAGTCGCCGCACATCCACGTCACCGCGGACGACGCCGCGCTGTTGCTCTACACCTCGGGGACGACGGGCACGCCGAAGGGCGTCCGCCACACCCACCGGAACGTCGTCCTCTCTGACCTCGCCTGTCTCCCGTACAATCGGCTTCGGCCGAGCGACACGAACCTCGCCCTCGGGCCGCTCTACCACGTCGGTCCCCTGCTCGCGAACTTCATGCCCGCCCTCCACGTCGGCGCGACCAACGTCATCCAGCGAGACTTCGACCCGGCGACCACGCTCGACTACGTCGAGTCCGAGGGCGTGACCGCGATGTGGGGCGTCCCGACGCACTTCAACGACCTCGTCTCGGAACCCGACGTGGCCGACCGGGACGTCTCGGACGTGCGGATGATCCAGTACTCGGGGGCGGCGATGCCCCGCGAAGTAGTGAGGGAGTGCCGCGAGCACTTCCCCGACGTCGACTTCGTCAACGCCTACGGCACCACCGAGATCGTCTTCGGGACCGTCATCCACCCCGAGGACCACGACGAGCGTCTGGGGAGCATCGGGCGGGCCGTCCCGAACGCCGAGGTGAGACTCGTCGACCCCGACGACCCGCGACCCGGGGCGCGCGTCCTCGAGGGGGCCACCGGCGAGATACTGGTCAAGACGCCGACGTGCATGGAGGGCTACTGGAAGGACCCCGAACGGACCGAGGAGGCGGTCATCGACGGCTGGTACCGGACCGGCGACCTCGCTCGGCGCGACGAGGACGGCTTCCTCTACTTCGTCGACCGCAAGGACAGCATGATCGTCTCCGGTGGCGAGAACGTCTACCCGACCGAGGTCGAGGACGTCCTCTATCGCCACGAGGGCGTGGAGTCCGTCGCCGTCGTCGGCGTCCCCCACCGCAAGTGGGGCGAGGTCGTAACGGCGTTCGTCGTTCCCACGAGTGCCGCGAGTGGGGACTCGTCGGACGAGGAAAGTGAGTCCGACGGCGTCCGGACGGACCCCGACGTGACCGAGGCGGACCTCGACGAGCACTTCCGGGCGGCCGAGGACGTGGAGGCGTTCAAGCGCCCGCGCGAGTACGTCTTCCGCGACTCGCTACCGAAGACAGAGAGCGGGAAGATCTCACGGTCGGCACTGAAAGCTGAGGTGGCGGGATGA
- a CDS encoding class I adenylate-forming enzyme family protein gives MEQGFDTDTIRWRDGVVGHDPEAFPELETVERDGYSVRAYADRPTGEDGPAGVDGLLARAVEREPDREAVVFPESGERWTYATLDERVDRVAAGLASAGVGAGDLVTLVCSNGPAFVEAFFAAVRVGAVAAPVNTRVSPRELDFLLTTADPACLVGDGDLADTVREAGVPDGTPVFVTDGEETGEERPYADLPAAGDPPRPTTDETDPTAVLYTSGTTGHPKGCVIDGFHLANGAHNYRTSFATGDGLRSMVTVPLFHVAGLVANLLHTIVSRGTTVILDGASPETFLGTIETERVEFVLDVPTNYTLAMARGDPSAYDLDSWAVAAYGGAPMPAESVRRLRESFPDVALCDAYGTTETVGGLVTMCPDEYTDERASTIGLPTPPMELAVVDDDRIPLGPGETGELAIRGPIVVESYLDRPEATAESFEDGWYYTGDLATIDGDGFVELRGRGRDKIVRGGENVYALDVEEVLVAHAGVLEASVTSFPDEVLGERVLGAVVPREGVRLTEDDLREHCAGRLADYKIPEVFRILDELPKNPGGKVVKSDLLPEPLRHGIRAGGGE, from the coding sequence ATGGAACAGGGCTTCGACACGGACACGATTCGCTGGCGGGACGGCGTGGTCGGCCACGACCCGGAGGCGTTCCCCGAACTGGAGACGGTCGAGCGCGACGGGTACAGCGTCAGGGCGTACGCCGACCGGCCGACCGGCGAGGACGGACCCGCCGGCGTGGACGGCCTCCTCGCGCGCGCGGTGGAGCGTGAACCCGACCGGGAGGCGGTCGTCTTCCCCGAGTCGGGCGAGCGCTGGACGTACGCGACCCTCGACGAACGGGTCGACCGGGTCGCCGCGGGACTCGCAAGCGCGGGCGTCGGGGCGGGCGACCTCGTCACCCTCGTCTGCTCGAACGGGCCGGCGTTCGTGGAGGCATTCTTCGCCGCGGTTCGGGTCGGTGCGGTCGCCGCCCCGGTCAACACGCGCGTCTCGCCGCGAGAACTCGACTTCCTGCTGACGACGGCCGACCCCGCCTGCCTGGTCGGGGACGGGGACCTCGCCGATACGGTCCGCGAGGCGGGCGTCCCCGACGGGACGCCAGTGTTCGTCACGGACGGTGAGGAGACGGGCGAGGAACGGCCCTACGCCGACCTCCCCGCCGCCGGGGACCCTCCCCGACCGACGACGGACGAGACGGACCCGACGGCCGTCCTCTACACGTCGGGGACGACGGGACACCCCAAGGGGTGTGTCATCGATGGCTTCCACCTCGCCAACGGCGCACACAACTACCGGACGAGTTTCGCGACCGGCGACGGCCTCCGGTCGATGGTGACGGTGCCGCTCTTCCACGTCGCGGGCCTCGTCGCCAACCTGTTGCACACGATAGTGAGCCGGGGGACCACGGTGATCCTCGACGGAGCGTCACCCGAGACGTTCCTCGGGACCATCGAGACCGAACGCGTCGAGTTCGTCCTCGACGTGCCGACGAACTACACGCTCGCGATGGCGCGGGGCGACCCCTCGGCCTACGACCTCGACTCATGGGCGGTCGCGGCCTACGGCGGCGCACCCATGCCCGCCGAGTCGGTCCGGCGGCTCCGCGAGTCGTTCCCGGACGTCGCGCTGTGTGACGCCTACGGCACGACCGAGACCGTCGGCGGCCTCGTGACGATGTGTCCCGACGAGTACACCGACGAGCGCGCCTCGACCATCGGGCTGCCCACGCCGCCGATGGAACTGGCAGTCGTCGACGACGACCGGATCCCGCTCGGCCCCGGTGAGACGGGCGAACTCGCCATCCGCGGCCCCATCGTCGTCGAGTCGTACCTCGACCGGCCCGAAGCGACGGCGGAGTCCTTCGAGGACGGGTGGTACTACACCGGCGACCTCGCCACCATCGACGGGGACGGCTTCGTCGAACTGCGGGGCCGGGGGCGCGACAAGATCGTCCGGGGGGGCGAGAACGTCTACGCCCTCGACGTCGAGGAGGTGCTGGTCGCCCACGCGGGGGTCCTCGAGGCGAGCGTCACGAGCTTCCCCGACGAGGTGCTCGGCGAGCGGGTCCTCGGTGCCGTCGTCCCCCGCGAGGGCGTCCGCCTCACCGAGGACGACCTGCGCGAACATTGTGCGGGTCGACTCGCCGACTACAAGATACCCGAGGTGTTCCGCATCCTCGACGAACTCCCGAAGAATCCCGGCGGCAAGGTGGTGAAGAGCGACCTCCTGCCCGAGCCGTTGCGACACGGCATCCGGGCGGGCGGCGGCGAGTGA